The Flavobacterium jumunjinense genome includes a region encoding these proteins:
- a CDS encoding imelysin family protein — protein sequence MNKLFFILLSLLALVSCSSDNDSSTSGDDYNRTELLTNWADNLIIPRLTNYQTKVATLQASTTTFTTTPDQTSLDVLRTAWLEAYKAYQYVGSFNIGKAEEINFNAATNTYPTSATGITTNITNGGYNFALLSQYDKQGFPALDYMLNGLAVTDAEIIDFYVSNGNATAYKQYLTDLSNTLKSNIDLVVTDWNTSYRATYIASNGNAISSSVNKTINSFVKYYEKDIRAGKIGISAGIFSTGTTFPEKVEAYYKNDVSKELLNESIIATKDFFNGKHFNSATVGVSLKSYLDYLNAVRDGQKLSDIINNQFATINSTNALLSDSFSNQVTTNNTAMLASYDELQRLVVNFKLDMMTAFNITVDYVDADGD from the coding sequence ATGAATAAATTATTTTTTATACTTCTTTCTCTACTCGCTTTGGTTTCATGTTCGAGCGATAATGATTCTAGTACAAGTGGAGACGATTATAACAGAACAGAATTACTGACAAATTGGGCAGATAATTTGATCATTCCTAGATTAACAAATTATCAAACGAAAGTAGCAACACTTCAAGCAAGTACAACAACTTTCACAACAACACCAGATCAAACGAGCCTAGATGTACTACGTACTGCATGGTTAGAAGCTTATAAAGCCTATCAGTATGTTGGATCATTCAATATTGGTAAAGCAGAAGAGATTAATTTTAATGCTGCTACCAATACTTATCCAACAAGTGCAACAGGAATTACAACTAACATTACAAATGGAGGTTATAACTTTGCATTATTATCACAATATGATAAACAAGGTTTTCCAGCATTAGATTATATGTTAAACGGTTTAGCTGTTACAGATGCTGAAATCATAGATTTCTATGTATCTAATGGAAACGCAACGGCTTACAAACAATATCTTACAGATTTATCAAATACATTAAAATCGAATATTGATTTAGTAGTTACAGATTGGAATACTTCTTACAGAGCAACTTATATTGCTAGTAATGGTAATGCAATTAGTAGTTCGGTTAATAAAACAATAAATAGTTTTGTGAAATACTATGAAAAAGATATTAGAGCTGGAAAAATTGGTATCTCGGCTGGAATATTTTCAACAGGAACAACTTTTCCAGAAAAAGTAGAAGCATATTATAAAAATGATGTCTCTAAAGAGCTTTTAAACGAATCTATTATAGCAACTAAAGATTTTTTTAATGGAAAACACTTTAATAGTGCTACAGTCGGTGTAAGTTTAAAATCGTATTTAGATTACTTAAATGCGGTTAGAGATGGTCAAAAATTGAGTGATATAATCAATAATCAATTTGCGACAATCAATTCGACAAACGCACTTTTAAGTGATAGTTTTTCAAATCAAGTAACTACAAATAATACTGCAATGCTTGCAAGTTATGATGAGTTACAAAGATTGGTAGTTAATTTTAAATTAGATATGATGACTGCTTTCAACATAACAGTTGATTATGTAGATGCTGATGGCGATTAA